One genomic region from Rosa rugosa chromosome 1, drRosRugo1.1, whole genome shotgun sequence encodes:
- the LOC133728992 gene encoding uncharacterized protein LOC133728992, producing MEREFLRRVMSRFGFAQRWIDLVMQCVTTMRYSFLVRGKPRGCLVPTRGLRQGDSLSPYLFLLGAEGFSVLLQQKQREGFLSNIEVCQDAPSMNHLLFADDSMLYDNAELEDCYQIQEVIETYGRASGQIVNFNKSFVVFNKNVTNYMQGEVADLLGVEVVDSHEKYLDLPTYVGRRKSATFQYIKENLAKKLKNWQGKLLSGAGKDILIRVVAQSLPTYAMSIFQLTKGFCDEMEQMCARFWWGSTNDKRKIHWRSWDFLCNAKEEGGLGFRSLAEFNSALLAKQAWRIIHHPTSLIARIYVARYFPLGSFWTAGMHASPSYSWRSILSTRELIAYGFYWQVGDGEKVRAWSLGVILEYRVFHRLNRSCKLTVRMLHLKLVILFFLKILGKQGKYGFVFSQYSRGNLMYFLSSRRAQD from the coding sequence ATGGAACGGGAGTTCTTGAGGAGAGTGATGAGTAGGTTTGGCTTTGCTCAAAGATGGATTGATTTGGTCATGCAGTGTGTTACAACAATGAGGTATTCTTTTTTGGTAAGGGGAAAACCAAGAGGATGTTTAGTTCCTACTCGGGGACTCAGACAAGGGGATTCTTTATCCCCTTATCTATTTTTACTTGGGGCGGAAGGGTTCTCTGTTCTACTTCAACAGAAACAAAGAGAGGGTTTTCTCTCGAATATTGAAGTTTGTCAAGATGCACCCTCTATGAATCATCTTctttttgctgatgatagtATGTTATATGATAATGCGGAGTTAGAGGATTGTTATCAGATTCAGGAAGTGATTGAAACTTATGGAAGAGCTTCCGGTCAAATAGTGAATTTTAATAAGAGTTTTGTGGTGTTCAATAAGAATGTAACAAACTACATGCAAGGGGAAGTGGCTGATCTCTTAGGGGTGGAGGTGGTAGATTCTCATGAAAAATATCTAGATCTACCGACTTATGTAGGCAGGAGGAAGTCTGCTACTTTCCAGTATATTAAAGAGAACTTGGCTAAGAAATTGAAGAATTGGCAGGGGAAGTTATTGAGTGGTGCTGGCAAGGACATTCTAATCCGAGTGGTGGCTCAATCCTTACCAACTTATGCAATGAGCATTTTCCAACTTACAAAAGGGTTCTGTGATGAGATGGAACAGATGTGTGCACGGTTCTGGTGGGGAAGCACTAATGATAAGCGTAAGATTCATTGGAGGTCTTGGGATTTCTTGTGTAATGCTAAGGAAGAGGGTGGACTGGGCTTTCGAAGCTTAGCGGAGTTTAATTCTGCTCTATTAGCGAAACAAGCATGGAGGATCATTCATCATCCTACTTCTTTGATTGCACGGATTTATGTTGCCAGATATTTCCCTTTGGGTTCTTTTTGGACTGCAGGGATGCATGCCTCTCCTTCTTACTCTTGGAGAAGCATATTGTCTACTCGTGAGTTAATTGCTTATGGTTTCTATTGGCAAGTGGGTGATGGTGAGAAGGTGAGAGCTTGGAGCCTTGGAGTGATCCTTGAATACCGGGTCTTCCATCGTTTAAACCGGAGTTGCAAACTAACAGTGCGGATGCTACACTTAAAGTTAGTGATCTTATTCTTCCTGAAAATTCTTGGGAAGCAAGGAAAATACGGGTTTGTTTTCAGCCAATACAGCAGAGGCAATCTTATGTATTTTCTCAGCTCTAGAAGAGCTCAGGACTAG